In Chaetodon trifascialis isolate fChaTrf1 chromosome 6, fChaTrf1.hap1, whole genome shotgun sequence, one DNA window encodes the following:
- the ubl4a gene encoding ubiquitin-like protein 4A — MILTVKPLQGKECSVQVTEDEKVSTVKELVSERLNIPANQQRLLYKGKALADEHRLSDYSIGPEAKLNLVIRPVGERTGASGMVAGSSGSSGSSTTQGRVWQTVSTILARHFSPADAAKVHEQLVKDYERSLRQLSLDDIERLAGRLLHPDGEAMDTSYMD, encoded by the exons GTGACTGAAGATGAGAAAGTGTCCACAGTGAAGGAACTTGTGTCTGAACGTCTCAATATACCAGCAAACCAGCAGCGGTTGCTCTATAAAGGGAAAGCGCTTGCAG ATGAGCACAGACTGAGTGATTACTCCATTGGGCCCGAGGCTAAATTGAATCTGGTTATCCGTCCAGTCGGGGAGAGGACTGGAGCGTCAGGGATGGTGGccggcagcagcggcagcagtggcagcagcaccACACAGGGAAGAGTGTGGCAGACTGTGTCTACTATCCTTGCTAGACATTTTAGTCCAGCAGATGCAGCAAAAGTCCATGAACAGCTTGTTAAG GACTATGAACGTTCACTTCGACAACTTAGTCTTGATGACATTGAGCGCTTGGCGGGAAGACTTCTTCACCCTGACGGCGAGGCCATGGACACCTCATACATGGACTAA